The Candidatus Poribacteria bacterium nucleotide sequence TCCGCCCATCACAACGATCTTCTGCAGTCGTTGCATCTTTGCCGCATCTTTACGAATTGCCTTGGCGACGTTTGTTAGCGGACCGAGTGCCACGAGTGTGAGGGCATCTGGATAGCGTGTTACCATCTCAAGGATGAGATCGACCCCTGAAGTGGATAAGATGTCTGTGTCAGCGGGCGGGTACAGCGGACTCCCATCAGCGTTTCGCAGTTGACTCACATTTCCTAAGCCGTCATCACCGTGGACATGAGCGGCTGTTACGAGAGGCTTGACGAGCGGTTGTGCTGCTCCTTGGGCAATAAGGGGGAATTCCTCCAAATCGAGCACCTTAAGAATTCTAAGCAGGTTCTCTGTTCCCTGTGTAACAGGAACATTTCCGCAGACGGTTGTTATTGCCTCTATCTGCAATTCGGGTGAGAGCATTCCGAGGAGAATGGCGAGGGCATCGTCTACTCCTGGATCTGTGTCTATAAGGATGCGTTGCATGTTTGTCTCTTTACAAAATCTCGGTATTTCTACAAATTTGTAGATGCAGTTATCCAACCCTACGCTTCTGAAAACCTGTCCAATTGGAACGGAGCGATTGTCTCCGAGGTCTCACCCGTCAGAATCAGTTTGGAGATCTCGTAAGCTGTGATGGGTGTGAGTAAGATGCCGTTGCGATAGTGGCCTGTTGCATATATAAGATTCTCGACAGGTGTTTTACCGAGTATGGGAGCATTGTCGCTGCTGCCGGGACGTAAACCCGTCCAAGTTTCGATTAGTGGGAGTTCATAAAAACCCGGCACCGCTTCACACGCCCCGCGCATAAGTTCATATATACCACCAACGGTCAGATGCGGATCAAACCCCAGTTCCTCGGTTGTCGCACCGACGACAAGTCTACCATCGGTTCTCGGCACTAAATATACCGGTATCGGATACCGCGTCTTGACGGTGCGAATGACGTTTTCGATCCGAATACCCTCCTGCATTTGCAATGCCAACATCTGTCCCTTCACAGGGCGCACGGGCGGGGCAATCGTATCCGGTAACCCCCGGATCTGACCAGACCAGCATCCTGCGGCGAGAATACATACATCTGCGCCTTGAAAACCGTCTTGTGTTTGAACACCCGTTGCGGTTCCGTTTTCTATGACAATTCTTTCAACAGCACTATTTTGATGCAACACGCCGCCACGCTTCTGATAGGGATACTGGAGTGCCTGAGCCATCAGACGGTTATCAACTTGATGATCAGTTTCACAACGAATCGCTGCAGTCACGTATGGCGAGAGCGCACCTTCAATTTCACGGGCTTCGCGTCCGCTCAACCACTCGACATTCAACCCTAACTCTTGTTGGAAGGCATACGTATGTCGGAGTTGATCTGTCTCATCAGATCCAATTCCGATAATGAGCGTGCCTTCTGATCGGTAACCGATCGACATTTCTGTTTCCGTCTCTAACTCATCAACCCATTCCGGGTAGCGTGCCAAACTTTGATTGCTGAGTTCGAGGAGAGTGAGTTCGTCGCTATGGGCTTCCGCAATTGGACCGAGCATCCCCCCGGCTGCCCAAGAGGCACCGCGTCCGGCGTGTCCGCTTTCATAAATGGTGACGGCGGCACCCTTTTTCGCCAACTGCCATCCGATACCCAGTCCAATCACACCTCCACCAATGATGAGAATCTTCTGATTTTTGACACTCCCACACCTAAAGTCGTGGGATTCTTGCTTCTGCATTTGTAACCTCCCGCAAGTGGAGGGATTACACAAACTCCACAAGCGTTTTAACTCTCCGCGTGTCCCGCGGCGAGGGTGAGCGGAAGTGTCCCATCACGATGATCGCGATCGGACGCCTTCCGCCTTAAATTGATTGCGGCGTTAACATCTCGGTCTATGGACGCGCCACAATTGCGACACTGATACTGCCGATCTGATAGTGTTAAGTCGTCTTTCTTATGTCCGCAGGTGCTACAGTTTCTCGAACTGGCGAAAAAGCGATCCGCCTGCACAATCGGGATACTTAGTGCTTTCGCTTTCGCCTTGAGCTTCTCAAAGAAACCGCCAAGCGCAGCGTCTGATAAAGCTTTTGCCAGTTTTCTATTCTTGAGCAGGTTCGTAACCTGTAGCGTTTCTATACCGATTTTGGATACACACTTAAGAATATCGGTTGTTGCCTGATGGTGTGCGTCGCGACGGATACAAGCAATCCGATAGTGGAGTCGCTCCACAATCCGCTTTTGCTTATACCAATTGGCACTTAAGAAAACTTTACGACTTAACTTGCGTTGCTCGCGTGCTAACTTGCGCTCGTAGCGTTTGAGAGGTTGCGGGTTCTCATACTTCGTTCCATCGTCAAGCGTTGCTAATGTCGAAATGCCAACGTCTATACCGATAGTGGGGTAGATTGATCTTTCAATCTTATCAGGTGTTCCAATATCGGTATGAGATA carries:
- a CDS encoding nucleoside hydrolase, whose product is MQRILIDTDPGVDDALAILLGMLSPELQIEAITTVCGNVPVTQGTENLLRILKVLDLEEFPLIAQGAAQPLVKPLVTAAHVHGDDGLGNVSQLRNADGSPLYPPADTDILSTSGVDLILEMVTRYPDALTLVALGPLTNVAKAIRKDAAKMQRLQKIVVMGGAFEVYGNVTTTAEFNIFVDPHAAHEVFQFDVPIHIAPLDATHQVVLTGERLHAEIDNRSDRISQFIKDATESCMEFYRQYVGFWGFHIHDALPIGMLTHPDYFESVAADVQVETEGTLTNGMTVSDLRPERRPSSPNAHVCVKVAAEAFLDHFFERLR
- the thiO gene encoding glycine oxidase ThiO yields the protein MQKQESHDFRCGSVKNQKILIIGGGVIGLGIGWQLAKKGAAVTIYESGHAGRGASWAAGGMLGPIAEAHSDELTLLELSNQSLARYPEWVDELETETEMSIGYRSEGTLIIGIGSDETDQLRHTYAFQQELGLNVEWLSGREAREIEGALSPYVTAAIRCETDHQVDNRLMAQALQYPYQKRGGVLHQNSAVERIVIENGTATGVQTQDGFQGADVCILAAGCWSGQIRGLPDTIAPPVRPVKGQMLALQMQEGIRIENVIRTVKTRYPIPVYLVPRTDGRLVVGATTEELGFDPHLTVGGIYELMRGACEAVPGFYELPLIETWTGLRPGSSDNAPILGKTPVENLIYATGHYRNGILLTPITAYEISKLILTGETSETIAPFQLDRFSEA